One Brassica oleracea var. oleracea cultivar TO1000 chromosome C7, BOL, whole genome shotgun sequence genomic window carries:
- the LOC106302501 gene encoding uncharacterized protein LOC106302501 has product MTQTTQYKQQMLTVIVQKELRKATMCKDFRSTWTGPELQWYINLPNGSICSFATLKHKFVEQYASTKSLEKTADNLYKVLQHRAEPLRNYIARFNQEEVAIPECNASTAISSFKRSLLQDGNLYKELTKY; this is encoded by the coding sequence ATGACCCAGACAACCCAATACAAGCAACAAATGCTCACTGTAATAGTCCAAAAGGAGCTAAGGAAAGCTACCATGTGCAAGGATTTCAGATCAACTTGGACAGGACCTGAGTTACAATGGTACATTAACCTTCCCAACGGGTCGATATGCTCCTTCGCAACCTTGAAGCACAAGTTCGTAGAGCAGTATGCAAGCACCAAGAGCCTCGAGAAGACAGCCGACAATCTCTACAAGGTCCTCCAGCATCGAGCTGAGCCCCTGCGCAACTATATAGCACGCTTCAATCAAGAAGAGGTAGCCATCCCCGAATGCAATGCCTCCACCGCAATCTCATCCTTCAAGAGAAGCCTACTACAAGATGGGAACCTATACAAGGAGCTAACCAAATATTAG